The following coding sequences are from one Phycisphaerae bacterium window:
- a CDS encoding thiamine phosphate synthase produces the protein MQQRLYRILDANLNRAREALRVIEEFFRFVRDDREVSIRVKQLRHALNEIADRVGREKLLAARDSLADVGRDIPSPSLDGRTGPRPVAAASFKRLQEALRAIEEYAAPIDPQISAIAARLRFEAYDLEKQIMTAAAAARFGAVRLYLLIGSDLCPPPRMIALVPELLAAGVDCLQLREKHLSDRQTYDLSQRLAEHCHAAGELFIVNDRADLAAAVGADGLHLGQDDLPLKTARTLCPNAIIGLSTHNLDQVAAAIDQRPDYIAVGPAFATATKPHEPVAGLAFIRQAVERLDAAGIDHVAIGGITLENLDQLRAAGVRRIAVAAAVLKSPDPVDAARRLAAALG, from the coding sequence ATGCAACAGCGGCTCTACCGCATTCTGGACGCGAACCTGAACCGGGCCCGCGAGGCGTTGCGGGTCATTGAGGAGTTCTTCCGGTTCGTCCGCGACGACCGCGAGGTTTCCATCCGCGTGAAGCAACTTCGTCACGCCCTCAACGAAATCGCCGATCGGGTGGGCCGTGAGAAACTGCTGGCCGCCCGCGACTCGCTGGCCGACGTCGGCCGCGACATTCCCAGCCCGAGTCTCGACGGGCGCACCGGGCCGCGCCCGGTGGCCGCCGCCTCGTTCAAGCGCCTCCAGGAGGCGCTTCGCGCCATCGAGGAATACGCCGCGCCGATCGATCCGCAGATTTCCGCCATCGCTGCGCGCTTGCGTTTTGAGGCCTACGACCTGGAAAAGCAGATCATGACCGCCGCCGCCGCCGCGAGGTTCGGAGCCGTCCGGCTCTATCTGCTGATCGGATCGGACCTCTGCCCGCCGCCGCGGATGATCGCGCTGGTTCCGGAACTGCTGGCGGCGGGCGTCGATTGCCTCCAGCTTCGCGAAAAGCACCTTTCGGATCGTCAGACTTACGACCTGTCCCAACGCCTCGCCGAACACTGCCACGCCGCGGGCGAACTGTTCATTGTCAACGACCGGGCCGATCTGGCCGCCGCCGTCGGCGCCGACGGCCTGCACCTGGGCCAGGACGATCTGCCGCTGAAGACCGCCCGAACGCTTTGCCCGAACGCGATTATCGGACTGAGCACGCACAACCTCGACCAGGTCGCCGCCGCGATCGACCAGCGGCCGGACTACATCGCCGTCGGGCCCGCCTTCGCCACCGCCACCAAACCCCACGAACCAGTCGCCGGGCTCGCGTTCATTCGTCAAGCCGTCGAACGTCTCGACGCCGCGGGCATCGACCATGTCGCCATCGGCGGGATCACCCTCGAGAACCTCGATCAGCTTCGGGCCGCCGGCGTCCGACGCATCGCCGTGGCCGCCGCCGTCCTCAAGTCGCCCGATCCCGTCGACGCCGCCCGCCGGCTGGCCGCCGCCCTCGGTTGA
- a CDS encoding DUF502 domain-containing protein, with translation MKKLSRIFIRGLVAVVPLAVTVAVLYWLAVKAESLLGGFLLQALGERFYVRGMGLVAGVVLILLVGLLLQAWIVQRMFRVGERTFQRIPLVKSLYGSVRDLMTFFDSSKKKEFNRVVMVDFENGRASLVGMVTREDFSDVPAGVGGEDTIAVYLPMSYQMGGYTVMVPRSAVREVDMTIEDAMRFTLTAAMSSKKEPTNPVLPAERERR, from the coding sequence ATGAAAAAGCTCAGCCGTATCTTCATTCGCGGGTTGGTGGCGGTGGTGCCGCTGGCGGTGACGGTGGCGGTGCTGTACTGGCTGGCGGTCAAGGCGGAGTCTTTGTTAGGAGGGTTCCTGCTCCAGGCTCTGGGAGAGAGGTTCTACGTGCGGGGGATGGGGCTGGTGGCGGGGGTGGTGCTGATCCTGCTGGTGGGGCTGCTGCTGCAGGCGTGGATCGTCCAGCGGATGTTCCGGGTGGGCGAGCGGACGTTTCAGCGGATCCCGCTGGTCAAGTCGCTGTACGGGTCGGTGCGGGACCTGATGACGTTCTTCGATTCGTCGAAGAAGAAGGAGTTCAACCGGGTGGTGATGGTGGATTTCGAGAACGGCCGGGCGAGCCTGGTCGGGATGGTCACGCGGGAGGACTTCTCGGACGTGCCGGCGGGGGTGGGCGGCGAGGACACGATCGCGGTGTATCTGCCCATGAGCTACCAGATGGGAGGGTATACCGTGATGGTGCCGCGGTCGGCGGTGCGCGAGGTGGACATGACGATCGAGGATGCAATGCGGTTCACCTTGACCGCGGCGATGTCGAGCAAGAAGGAGCCGACGAATCCGGTACTGCCGGCGGAGCGGGAGCGCCGCTGA
- the xylB gene encoding xylulokinase yields the protein METYYLGIDVGTSGLKTILMARDGAVAASDTQEYPIASPRPGWSEQNPQDWWKAAVAGIAAVLTQSGISGDRIGGIGLSGQMHGSVFLPADGIEPLRPAILWNDQRTADQCAYIEKKAGGRKKLIAMVANPALTGFTAPKIIWLRDHEPKTYRKVAHVLLPKDFIRLCLTGVYATEVSDASGTLLLDVSKRKWHEKLMRKLDLNAGWFPPCHESVEVTGRLSAVAAKATGLAEGIPVVGGAGDQAAGAVGNGIVDRGIVSATLGTSGVVFAYASKPAYDPLGRVHTMCHAVPGAWCVFGCMLAAGGSLQWFRNQLGQQEVRQAAEAGVDPYTLLIDQARQAPAGCEGLFFLPYLTGERTPHADPYARGCFIGLTARTDRAAVIRSVLEGVTFGMKDQVTIMREMGIPVKQVRASGGGARSEFWRQLQADMYDAPVVTLNVTEGAALGVAILAAVGTGAYKSVPAACKAIVKSVDTSKPRRDLVRLYNDHHAMFGRLYGCLRPAFPDMAKLAWTGLKRSPS from the coding sequence ATGGAGACGTACTATCTGGGCATCGACGTCGGCACTTCCGGACTCAAGACGATCCTGATGGCCCGCGACGGCGCGGTTGCCGCCAGCGACACGCAGGAATACCCGATCGCCTCGCCGAGACCCGGCTGGTCTGAGCAGAACCCGCAGGACTGGTGGAAAGCCGCCGTGGCCGGCATCGCCGCCGTCCTGACGCAGAGCGGCATCTCCGGCGACCGGATCGGCGGGATCGGGCTTTCGGGCCAGATGCACGGGTCGGTCTTCCTGCCCGCCGACGGCATCGAGCCGCTGCGACCGGCCATCCTGTGGAACGATCAGCGGACGGCTGACCAGTGCGCCTACATCGAGAAGAAGGCCGGCGGCCGCAAGAAGCTGATCGCCATGGTCGCCAACCCCGCCCTCACCGGTTTTACCGCGCCGAAGATTATCTGGCTTCGCGACCATGAGCCCAAGACTTACCGCAAGGTCGCTCACGTCCTTCTGCCGAAGGACTTCATCCGCCTCTGCCTGACCGGTGTCTACGCCACCGAAGTCTCCGACGCCTCCGGCACGCTCCTGCTGGACGTGAGCAAGCGCAAATGGCACGAGAAACTCATGAGGAAGCTCGACCTGAACGCAGGCTGGTTCCCGCCGTGCCACGAGTCGGTCGAGGTCACCGGCCGGCTCAGCGCGGTGGCGGCCAAGGCCACCGGCCTGGCTGAGGGAATTCCCGTCGTCGGCGGGGCCGGCGACCAGGCGGCCGGAGCGGTCGGCAACGGCATCGTCGACCGCGGCATCGTCTCAGCCACCCTCGGAACCTCCGGCGTCGTTTTCGCCTATGCGAGCAAACCCGCCTATGACCCCCTCGGACGAGTCCACACCATGTGCCATGCCGTACCCGGCGCCTGGTGCGTTTTCGGCTGCATGCTCGCCGCCGGCGGTTCGCTCCAGTGGTTCCGCAACCAGCTCGGTCAGCAGGAGGTCCGCCAGGCCGCGGAAGCCGGCGTCGATCCATACACGCTCCTGATCGACCAGGCCCGCCAGGCTCCGGCCGGGTGCGAAGGCCTCTTCTTCCTGCCCTACCTGACCGGCGAGCGCACGCCGCACGCCGACCCGTACGCCCGCGGCTGCTTCATCGGCCTGACCGCCCGCACCGACCGGGCCGCGGTCATCCGTTCCGTCCTGGAGGGCGTGACGTTCGGCATGAAGGACCAGGTCACGATCATGCGCGAAATGGGAATCCCCGTCAAACAGGTCCGTGCCTCCGGCGGAGGCGCCCGAAGCGAGTTCTGGCGGCAGCTCCAAGCCGACATGTATGACGCCCCGGTGGTCACCCTCAACGTCACCGAAGGGGCCGCCCTCGGCGTGGCCATCCTCGCCGCCGTCGGGACCGGGGCCTACAAGTCGGTGCCCGCCGCGTGCAAGGCCATCGTCAAGAGCGTCGATACTTCAAAACCGCGACGGGACCTGGTAAGATTGTATAATGACCATCATGCCATGTTCGGCCGGCTCTACGGATGCCTGAGGCCCGCCTTCCCCGATATGGCAAAGCTGGCCTGGACCGGTTTGAAAAGGAGCCCATCATGA
- a CDS encoding NTP transferase domain-containing protein — protein sequence MGKTKNLLSETAVAILCGGRGTRMRSADRHKVCFPIDGVPAIVRTLRMFHRLGVRRMVLVVGAMAENVIATVSREFPHVLYVYQGEQLGTGHAAQIAAEALRNLDHRGPILITAGDKVIQPHVIHELAEEYLRSRSDMAFVTSAKRQGGQVSTAGRIMTNGVGRILGNVELRDIQRGRVVEALLKQAGRRPSAQFSYQQIIRAGRQHIADEGKLAKALGPAGQAIKEAGSVTGRKLIELFGPHGGSLSLGGKRLAADQIERQSKTVNLSVYLGGSEFWYRFLPVLSNENAQREYYLTDAIQLVAEASDRTWKLSQHKLSDPSDVMAFNSPDELLIVEDTLRRMAMSEKDEAPGVLSAAVAKLPAGSYRPAGKWLELFESWPAGLNRRFAEIYGPDAGLIHDRRKLFVRAIKLFICRFGVERKAIVVRAPGRINLLGRHVDHRGGAVNVMAIDRDVVFVTAPREDDTVTLCNDKPQQFPDREFSLRELLGDIEWQDWLSYVNSDHVRSILSRTQGDWSNYVKASMVRLQQQFTTIRIAGFDAAVAGDIPMAAGLSSSSAMVVASAEAAVAFNGLNVNPTELVDLCGEGEWFVGSRGGAADHTAISMGRRGQLAHVRFLPFQIEKIYDFPSDCRVIIAHSGIDAKKSATAKDKFNQKVASYELSLMLLKDRVPQLDHLLAHVRDINPRRLHCPISQIYRHLLTVPEYMPAKTIRETLSERHQPRLERVFGSHRNPECYDLRGVLLYGIAECERSLLAPELLEQGRTAEFGRLMRVSHDGDRVASHRKSSNGRWRTSRFRYDCGDPALARLCEDLASENPQRVLAAQLYMQGGAYECSTPQIDKMIDAVRPIDGVHGAQLGGAGLGGCIMILARPDAVAGVVETLKREYYSQMKSDPFIHVCQPVAGSGLIAV from the coding sequence CGGGGCACGCGGCGCAGATCGCAGCTGAGGCCCTGCGCAACCTGGATCACCGCGGGCCGATTTTGATTACCGCGGGCGACAAGGTCATCCAGCCGCACGTGATTCACGAGCTGGCGGAGGAGTATCTTCGTTCGCGGTCCGACATGGCGTTCGTCACCTCGGCCAAGCGGCAGGGCGGCCAGGTCAGCACGGCTGGGCGGATCATGACCAACGGCGTCGGCCGCATTCTCGGCAATGTGGAGCTTCGCGACATTCAGCGGGGCCGGGTGGTCGAGGCGTTGCTCAAACAGGCGGGCCGCCGGCCGTCGGCCCAGTTCAGCTATCAGCAGATCATCCGGGCCGGCCGCCAACACATCGCCGACGAGGGCAAGCTGGCCAAGGCCCTCGGTCCGGCGGGCCAGGCGATCAAGGAGGCGGGTTCGGTCACCGGGCGGAAGCTCATTGAGTTGTTCGGCCCGCACGGCGGAAGCCTTTCGCTGGGCGGCAAGCGGCTGGCCGCCGACCAGATCGAGCGTCAGAGCAAGACCGTGAACCTTTCGGTCTACTTGGGCGGGAGCGAATTCTGGTATCGCTTCCTGCCCGTTCTGAGCAACGAGAACGCCCAGCGGGAGTACTATCTGACGGACGCGATCCAACTGGTGGCGGAGGCGTCGGACCGCACGTGGAAGCTCTCGCAGCACAAGCTGTCCGACCCGTCGGACGTGATGGCGTTCAATTCGCCGGACGAGCTGCTGATCGTCGAGGACACGCTTCGGCGCATGGCGATGTCCGAGAAGGACGAGGCACCGGGCGTTTTGTCGGCGGCGGTGGCGAAGCTGCCCGCTGGGTCGTACCGTCCGGCGGGCAAGTGGCTCGAGCTTTTTGAGAGCTGGCCTGCGGGTTTGAATCGCCGCTTCGCGGAGATCTACGGTCCCGACGCCGGTCTGATTCACGACCGTCGCAAGCTTTTTGTTCGGGCGATCAAGCTGTTTATCTGCCGCTTCGGAGTCGAGCGTAAGGCGATCGTCGTGCGGGCGCCGGGCCGGATCAACCTGTTGGGCCGGCACGTGGACCACCGCGGCGGCGCGGTCAACGTCATGGCGATCGACCGCGACGTGGTGTTCGTCACCGCTCCTCGCGAGGATGACACCGTCACCCTCTGCAACGACAAACCGCAACAGTTCCCCGACCGCGAGTTTTCGCTTCGCGAGCTTCTGGGGGACATCGAGTGGCAGGACTGGCTCAGCTACGTCAACAGCGACCACGTCCGCTCGATTCTTTCGCGGACGCAGGGCGACTGGAGCAATTACGTGAAGGCGTCGATGGTCCGGCTCCAGCAGCAGTTCACGACGATTCGGATCGCCGGGTTTGACGCCGCGGTGGCGGGCGACATTCCGATGGCGGCGGGTTTGTCGAGCAGTTCGGCGATGGTGGTGGCCTCGGCTGAGGCCGCGGTCGCCTTCAACGGTTTGAACGTCAATCCGACCGAGCTGGTGGATTTGTGCGGCGAGGGCGAGTGGTTCGTCGGTTCGCGCGGCGGAGCCGCCGACCACACCGCGATCAGCATGGGGCGGCGCGGCCAGCTCGCCCACGTGCGGTTCCTGCCCTTCCAGATCGAGAAGATCTACGACTTTCCGTCCGACTGCCGCGTGATCATCGCCCACAGCGGGATCGACGCCAAGAAGAGCGCGACGGCGAAGGACAAGTTCAATCAGAAGGTGGCCAGTTACGAGTTGAGCTTGATGCTTCTGAAGGACCGCGTTCCGCAGCTCGACCATCTGCTGGCGCACGTTCGCGACATCAATCCTCGGCGGCTTCACTGCCCGATCAGCCAGATCTACCGCCACCTGCTGACCGTGCCCGAGTACATGCCGGCCAAGACGATCCGCGAGACGCTCTCGGAGCGTCACCAGCCGCGACTGGAGCGGGTCTTCGGGTCGCACCGCAACCCGGAGTGCTACGACCTGCGCGGCGTCCTGCTTTACGGGATCGCCGAGTGCGAGCGCAGCCTGCTGGCTCCGGAACTGCTCGAGCAGGGACGGACGGCGGAGTTCGGCCGGCTGATGCGGGTCAGCCACGACGGCGACCGCGTGGCGTCTCACAGGAAGTCGTCCAACGGCCGATGGCGGACCAGCCGCTTTCGCTACGACTGCGGCGATCCGGCTTTGGCCCGTCTCTGCGAGGACCTGGCCAGCGAGAACCCTCAGCGGGTTTTGGCCGCCCAGCTCTACATGCAGGGCGGGGCCTACGAGTGTTCGACGCCGCAGATCGACAAGATGATCGACGCGGTCCGACCGATCGATGGGGTCCACGGGGCCCAGCTCGGGGGAGCGGGACTCGGCGGATGCATCATGATCCTGGCGCGCCCCGACGCGGTCGCTGGGGTCGTCGAGACCCTCAAACGCGAATACTACAGCCAGATGAAATCCGACCCCTTCATCCACGTCTGCCAGCCGGTGGCGGGATCGGGTCTGATTGCGGTATAA
- the amrA gene encoding AmmeMemoRadiSam system protein A, whose translation MTNQELQLSDEQKRTLLALARRVVNAEVAGTDPAPAEPPGDPVLNLPCGCFVTLHVAGQLRGCIGTFQANAPLHRTVAEMAQAALADPRFTHQRLRTVELDELDIEISVLSPLEKTDDPMSLELGKHGIYIRRGYRTGCFLPQVATETGWDREQYLSYCCSHKAGLAAGAWKDRDTEVYLFTAEVFSEGQLGKE comes from the coding sequence ATGACGAATCAGGAACTGCAACTGAGCGACGAGCAGAAGCGGACGCTCCTGGCTCTGGCCCGGCGCGTGGTGAATGCCGAGGTCGCCGGAACCGACCCGGCGCCCGCCGAACCTCCCGGCGACCCGGTCCTAAATCTGCCGTGCGGATGCTTTGTGACGCTGCACGTGGCTGGGCAGTTGCGCGGCTGCATCGGCACCTTCCAGGCCAACGCGCCGCTGCACCGGACGGTCGCCGAGATGGCCCAGGCCGCCCTGGCCGATCCGCGGTTCACGCACCAGCGGCTGCGGACCGTCGAGTTGGATGAGCTGGACATCGAGATCTCGGTGCTCTCGCCCCTGGAGAAGACGGATGATCCGATGTCTCTGGAGTTGGGTAAACACGGCATCTACATCCGCCGCGGCTATCGCACCGGATGCTTCCTGCCCCAGGTCGCCACCGAAACCGGCTGGGACCGCGAGCAGTATCTGTCCTACTGCTGCTCGCACAAGGCCGGTCTGGCCGCTGGGGCCTGGAAGGACCGCGACACGGAAGTCTACCTGTTCACCGCCGAGGTGTTCTCCGAGGGCCAACTCGGAAAGGAATAG